A portion of the Desulforegula conservatrix Mb1Pa genome contains these proteins:
- a CDS encoding PulJ/GspJ family protein: protein MEKDIYNNYLIFKSKSCLRRVAFWKKLRKNFQVRKQCVYNFRTFASDNNKNIKFLRGLKELFQKVPQDQELQRVSLFRFSTSKGNRAKNKYPKISGHNGFTLMEVLIAVSLAAIIVAIVAGALNVGRRAWEKGSEKMEEQITGRWLEALIRRQIGSICFRQVLGKNSYPFEGNQKIMRFLSSASTDGGGGDSLYIVTYKIEPLEGSSNVRLVCEEENLAENLVAIKKNVDGSTENKRRKIIVPEALKIIFYFKETGSSKSQWVEAWPQATRYPAAVLIDILNVKNENLRLITSVEQKFNV from the coding sequence GTGGAGAAGGATATATACAATAACTATTTGATATTCAAATCTAAAAGCTGCCTCCGGCGGGTCGCTTTTTGGAAAAAGCTCCGCAAAAACTTTCAGGTAAGGAAACAGTGCGTATACAACTTTAGGACATTTGCGTCTGACAATAATAAAAACATAAAGTTTTTGAGGGGACTTAAGGAACTTTTTCAAAAAGTTCCCCAAGATCAAGAGCTGCAAAGAGTTTCATTATTTCGGTTTTCAACATCAAAGGGGAACAGAGCCAAAAATAAATACCCTAAAATATCCGGTCATAATGGGTTTACCCTTATGGAGGTTTTGATAGCTGTCAGCCTTGCAGCAATAATTGTTGCAATTGTCGCAGGGGCTTTAAATGTCGGGCGCAGAGCCTGGGAAAAAGGTTCTGAAAAAATGGAAGAGCAGATCACTGGCAGATGGCTTGAGGCACTTATAAGGCGCCAGATAGGTTCAATATGCTTCAGGCAGGTTCTTGGAAAAAATTCTTATCCTTTTGAAGGGAATCAAAAGATAATGAGGTTTTTATCGTCCGCATCAACTGATGGTGGGGGCGGAGATTCTCTGTATATTGTAACTTATAAAATAGAGCCTCTTGAAGGGAGCTCGAATGTAAGACTTGTTTGTGAGGAAGAGAACCTTGCAGAGAATCTTGTCGCAATTAAAAAAAATGTAGACGGAAGCACTGAGAATAAAAGGCGTAAAATAATCGTTCCCGAGGCATTAAAAATTATTTTTTATTTCAAGGAAACCGGTTCTTCAAAATCACAGTGGGTTGAAGCATGGCCCCAGGCAACTCGATATCCGGCTGCTGTTCTTATTGATATTCTAAATGTAAAAAATGAAAATCTTCGTTTAATTACATCTGTTGAGCAGAAATTCAATGTCTGA
- the gspD gene encoding type II secretion system secretin GspD — MIIGIKRFQLYILVICFIATGGCASFNRSKTDQDSEKKSLSLWGFPDGKNVEKTVSGSSAKDSSKNNDKSKTQFEEEDLKSGKKEKEEKLVKKSYSGDNRSIKPFTPSSSEKSGDIMLNFDEADLLEVIRTFADILEINYTVEAAVSGTVSIHTSRGLDKKDVFPVFYQILESNGLAAVKDGGFYRIIEAKNVSQMPLNFRSTKDGKSIPPEERLSVQIIPLRHISASEMSKMLEPFITENGQLISNEGSNMLLLIEKNSVIQKVNYLVDTFDTDNLKSAAHRFYKLKYSTPDEMSKLLTDVIAAFNRGNKNETIKFVPVTRQSTLIAVSSDPESLKWLDSMVAEFDAPGEDGESRIFVYFIRNGNAEDLGNILNSVFGGAAQPTQDPNGIQASMVGGQIQTQNLSSSTTSTSGSSSNAGGALKSIAPAASINPMTGASKLNKASSGSSGGGTGEGLSTTLKGPIKITTDINRNALIIEAMPSDYRIVSGILKMLDILPRQVLIEVTIADIGLDESDSLGVEWTYKAGNGSPGTSLLEATAGASGMKFVIGEANRWNATLSALASKNKAKILSAPTVLASDNKEARIDISEDIPVVSTEYSATTTGSTPVFQTNVQYRKTGIILSVTPHINENGVVSMKVNQEVSSQGNGAIAGGKEYASFKKRSVVTDLTVANNQTIVIGGLMREERNNSNAGTPVLSNLPLIGFLFGKQSDSLTKTELVILITPRVINSSESVDKMTENFRKKIETVFIEDHKKLNR; from the coding sequence ATGATAATAGGTATCAAACGTTTTCAATTATATATACTGGTCATTTGCTTTATTGCTACTGGTGGGTGTGCATCATTTAATCGAAGTAAAACTGATCAGGATAGTGAGAAAAAGTCTTTAAGCCTTTGGGGGTTCCCTGATGGCAAAAATGTTGAAAAAACCGTATCTGGGTCGTCGGCCAAGGATTCATCAAAAAATAATGATAAGAGCAAGACTCAATTTGAAGAAGAAGACCTGAAGTCCGGCAAAAAAGAAAAAGAAGAAAAGCTCGTGAAAAAGAGTTATTCTGGTGATAACAGATCAATAAAGCCTTTTACTCCATCTTCTTCTGAAAAATCAGGTGACATAATGCTGAATTTCGATGAGGCTGATTTGCTGGAAGTAATAAGGACATTTGCTGATATTCTGGAAATAAATTATACAGTTGAAGCCGCAGTTTCAGGCACTGTCAGCATACACACTTCGCGAGGGCTCGATAAAAAAGATGTATTTCCTGTGTTTTACCAGATATTGGAGTCCAATGGCCTTGCTGCCGTCAAGGATGGCGGTTTTTACAGGATAATAGAGGCTAAAAACGTAAGCCAAATGCCTCTTAACTTCAGAAGCACTAAAGATGGCAAGAGTATTCCTCCAGAAGAGCGGCTTTCAGTCCAGATAATTCCCCTGCGCCATATTTCTGCAAGCGAAATGTCGAAAATGCTTGAGCCTTTTATCACGGAAAATGGTCAGCTGATATCTAACGAAGGATCAAACATGCTCCTTCTGATAGAAAAAAATTCTGTAATCCAAAAGGTAAACTACTTGGTTGATACTTTTGATACAGATAATCTGAAGAGTGCCGCACACAGATTTTATAAACTCAAATATTCAACGCCTGACGAGATGTCCAAGCTTCTTACCGATGTAATTGCAGCCTTTAATCGAGGCAACAAGAACGAAACCATCAAATTTGTTCCTGTTACCCGCCAAAGCACCCTAATTGCCGTGTCTTCCGATCCTGAATCCTTAAAATGGCTCGATTCCATGGTGGCTGAGTTTGACGCGCCGGGAGAAGACGGAGAGTCAAGGATTTTTGTTTATTTTATAAGGAACGGCAATGCAGAAGATCTTGGTAATATTCTTAATTCGGTTTTTGGTGGCGCAGCCCAGCCAACACAGGATCCGAACGGTATACAGGCCTCCATGGTCGGTGGCCAGATCCAGACACAGAATTTGTCTTCTTCTACGACAAGCACTTCAGGTTCGTCTTCAAATGCCGGAGGTGCTCTTAAGTCCATTGCCCCAGCAGCGTCAATAAACCCGATGACGGGTGCATCAAAATTAAATAAGGCTTCCTCAGGATCGTCCGGGGGAGGTACAGGAGAAGGATTGTCCACGACCTTAAAAGGGCCGATAAAAATTACCACTGACATAAACAGAAACGCCCTTATAATCGAGGCCATGCCATCTGATTACAGAATAGTTTCCGGCATACTTAAGATGCTTGATATTTTGCCAAGACAGGTTCTTATAGAGGTGACAATTGCTGATATAGGACTGGATGAGAGCGACAGCCTTGGGGTCGAATGGACATACAAGGCTGGAAACGGCAGTCCAGGAACAAGCTTGCTTGAAGCCACAGCCGGGGCCTCAGGGATGAAATTTGTCATTGGAGAGGCAAATAGATGGAATGCCACTTTAAGTGCACTAGCAAGCAAGAACAAGGCAAAAATTCTTTCGGCACCAACTGTTCTTGCATCTGACAACAAGGAGGCAAGGATTGACATTTCCGAGGACATTCCGGTTGTAAGCACTGAGTATTCAGCAACAACAACAGGGAGCACTCCTGTTTTTCAAACCAACGTGCAATATAGAAAGACAGGAATAATTCTATCTGTTACTCCTCATATTAATGAAAACGGTGTTGTTAGCATGAAGGTAAACCAGGAAGTAAGCTCCCAGGGTAATGGAGCAATTGCTGGTGGGAAAGAATATGCTTCTTTTAAGAAAAGAAGCGTTGTTACTGATCTTACTGTGGCAAATAATCAGACCATCGTAATCGGTGGGTTAATGCGAGAAGAGCGGAATAATAGTAACGCAGGCACACCTGTTCTTAGTAATCTCCCTCTAATTGGTTTTTTGTTTGGCAAGCAGTCCGATTCTTTGACAAAGACTGAACTTGTTATTCTGATAACTCCGAGGGTTATAAATTCCAGTGAAAGTGTAGACAAGATGACAGAGAATTTCAGAAAAAAAATTGAGACAGTGTTTATTGAGGATCACAAAAAGTTAAACAGATAA
- a CDS encoding sensor histidine kinase, with product MSIGKRAGINFRLLSASVLLIAGVTFTLGFIGVSITQNFMHQKFADRIQFLAKYLALNAEVGVLIGDRAGLKILALNLLGEEDVARVVILDNQNNLLVDLDREVSGPLSNVEMPVVFKKSGDENILFEPASGISNAPDPMKQDSIGKVQITYSTHGIDVLMIKISTQYIVAAAVLTALAFAIFYYISRPIIHEMSDLAGVARRIGQGYSLLRANPGRIPETRDLAVAFNSMLDSLDRSKEALNSANRKMMHQRILAEAGKFSLIIAHEFKNPLGIIKSSMDILKKDFDIEKDNILVSYVEDEIRRLNRLIEDFLMFARPVDPKFRDTDLNFMVKDICERFVLIYPEPTVSFNLNISDQPFNAEIDQDLLTRCITNILKNACEASGDKGQIFVDTAVMDGSWILRISDEGEGIPETELIKIFEPFFTTKSKGTGLGLSFASQVAESHGGSIEASNHENGGAVFEIRIPGYNSI from the coding sequence ATGAGCATAGGTAAAAGAGCCGGTATAAATTTCAGACTATTGAGCGCTTCGGTGCTGCTCATTGCGGGAGTTACTTTTACTCTGGGCTTTATCGGCGTCTCAATTACCCAAAATTTTATGCACCAGAAATTTGCTGACAGAATCCAGTTTCTCGCAAAATATTTGGCGCTTAATGCTGAAGTCGGGGTTCTAATCGGTGACAGAGCCGGCTTAAAAATTCTTGCCTTGAATCTTCTCGGAGAAGAGGATGTCGCTCGAGTTGTTATTCTGGACAATCAGAACAATCTGTTGGTCGATCTTGACAGGGAAGTCAGCGGGCCTCTTTCAAATGTCGAAATGCCGGTTGTCTTTAAAAAATCAGGTGATGAAAATATTTTATTTGAACCAGCCTCCGGCATAAGCAACGCCCCTGATCCAATGAAACAGGATTCTATAGGAAAAGTTCAGATCACATACAGCACACACGGTATAGATGTTCTCATGATCAAGATCTCGACCCAGTATATCGTAGCGGCAGCAGTTCTTACGGCGTTGGCGTTTGCCATCTTTTACTATATTTCTAGGCCAATAATACATGAGATGAGTGACCTCGCCGGTGTGGCCAGGCGGATAGGTCAGGGATATTCTCTGTTAAGAGCAAATCCTGGCAGAATTCCTGAGACAAGGGATCTCGCCGTTGCGTTCAATTCAATGCTTGACTCTCTTGATAGAAGCAAAGAGGCGCTGAACTCTGCAAACAGAAAAATGATGCACCAGAGAATCCTTGCTGAAGCAGGTAAATTTTCCCTTATAATTGCGCATGAATTTAAAAATCCGCTCGGCATTATTAAGAGTTCCATGGATATTTTGAAAAAGGATTTTGACATAGAAAAGGATAATATACTTGTAAGCTATGTTGAAGATGAAATACGAAGACTCAACAGACTCATAGAGGATTTTTTGATGTTTGCAAGGCCGGTTGATCCTAAATTCAGGGACACTGACCTGAATTTTATGGTCAAGGATATTTGCGAACGATTTGTTCTTATTTATCCGGAACCAACAGTCAGTTTTAATCTTAATATTTCTGACCAGCCCTTCAATGCGGAGATCGATCAGGACCTTTTGACCAGATGCATTACAAATATTCTTAAAAACGCCTGTGAGGCAAGTGGGGACAAGGGGCAGATCTTTGTGGACACAGCGGTCATGGATGGTTCTTGGATTCTTCGAATTTCAGATGAGGGTGAAGGCATTCCTGAAACCGAACTAATTAAGATTTTTGAACCTTTTTTTACAACAAAGTCAAAAGGTACGGGACTTGGGCTTTCATTTGCTTCTCAGGTTGCCGAGTCGCACGGAGGTTCCATAGAGGCTTCAAATCATGAAAATGGCGGGGCTGTTTTTGAAATCAGAATCCCCGGTTATAATAGTATCTGA
- the gspM gene encoding type II secretion system protein GspM, whose amino-acid sequence MKFDFNLDIKKLRIEGERKWIIIAGLVLLLIALVYRFTPDSGFFSGEDDSSLKKRQILKYRELIARKSEYENKISSLKKSIDASASALLEGDSPALAAVNLQNIINLKAAKSDIKIKSTDVVKEKPVGKGDYYTDVPVRITFDSDARQLRDFVFGLETDSKYLTISDLACTVSASDSRLINTVMTIDGYMVRQAK is encoded by the coding sequence ATGAAGTTTGATTTCAATCTGGATATTAAAAAGCTCAGGATAGAAGGTGAAAGAAAATGGATAATTATAGCAGGTCTGGTTCTTTTGCTCATTGCTCTTGTATACAGATTCACTCCTGATTCAGGTTTTTTTTCTGGCGAAGATGATTCCTCTTTGAAAAAGCGGCAGATTCTCAAATACAGGGAACTTATTGCCAGAAAGAGTGAGTACGAGAACAAGATTTCTTCCTTGAAAAAAAGCATAGATGCGTCTGCTTCAGCCCTCCTTGAAGGAGATTCTCCTGCGCTCGCTGCTGTCAATCTTCAAAACATCATTAATCTGAAGGCAGCAAAATCAGACATAAAGATTAAGTCAACCGATGTTGTAAAAGAAAAGCCTGTGGGAAAGGGCGATTATTATACTGATGTGCCTGTCAGGATAACTTTTGACTCTGACGCCAGGCAGCTCAGGGACTTTGTTTTTGGCCTTGAAACAGATTCAAAATATTTGACAATATCAGACTTGGCATGTACGGTTTCAGCCTCTGATTCAAGGCTTATCAATACAGTGATGACTATTGACGGATATATGGTAAGGCAGGCTAAATAA
- a CDS encoding type II secretion system minor pseudopilin, which produces MAIWIIAFLAVISAEFLLSVRNETKTLMEMKSSVQTYYLAEMGFSKAVKAIADGELDNFYDSSIIKVDQNSDSPQAYVWRLNSEMPPVAVGDAFFKVTIENESGRLNINEAGEKTLNILLAGLGFNGSEIDIMRDSIIDWVDSDDFYRINGAESDYYKSLKKPYLCKNSYLSTKNEILLVRGMNREIYYSRNIQGCISVLEDSLMIKKKTNSPSYMTLEAEETSEGIQQFLTLSEREKEKKRKEYDYNKININAAPSAVLLALPGMNEKIVSEVIEYRKKSDFKSSEEFANITGPEIFAGIKEYVHVLKNKFYDITVDAWMADGSGKQRIKWTVFIDSKDDSKKIKILEKIINPDIYAGLEYYDYNRR; this is translated from the coding sequence ATGGCTATTTGGATAATAGCTTTTCTTGCCGTCATATCGGCTGAATTTCTTTTATCTGTCAGGAACGAGACAAAGACGCTTATGGAGATGAAGTCATCTGTACAGACGTATTATCTGGCGGAAATGGGCTTTAGCAAGGCGGTCAAGGCAATAGCAGATGGCGAGCTGGATAATTTCTATGATTCTAGTATTATTAAAGTGGATCAAAATTCAGATTCGCCCCAGGCTTATGTATGGCGTCTTAATTCTGAAATGCCTCCTGTGGCCGTTGGCGACGCTTTTTTTAAAGTAACGATTGAAAATGAGAGTGGACGCCTGAATATAAATGAGGCTGGGGAAAAAACCTTAAACATTTTGCTTGCAGGTTTGGGATTCAATGGTAGCGAGATTGACATAATGAGGGACTCCATAATTGACTGGGTTGATTCAGATGATTTTTATAGAATTAATGGCGCAGAGAGTGATTATTACAAATCACTGAAAAAACCATATCTTTGCAAAAACAGCTATTTATCCACAAAGAATGAAATACTGCTTGTAAGGGGCATGAACAGGGAAATTTATTATTCCCGAAATATTCAGGGATGTATTTCTGTTCTTGAGGACTCTTTGATGATTAAAAAGAAGACAAATTCTCCTTCATATATGACGCTTGAAGCTGAGGAGACCAGCGAAGGTATACAGCAGTTTCTGACATTAAGTGAACGAGAAAAAGAAAAGAAAAGGAAAGAATATGATTATAACAAGATAAATATAAATGCCGCTCCGTCTGCGGTGCTTCTTGCTTTGCCGGGAATGAATGAAAAAATTGTTTCAGAAGTCATTGAATATCGAAAAAAATCTGATTTTAAGAGCAGTGAAGAATTTGCAAATATCACTGGGCCTGAAATATTTGCAGGTATAAAGGAATACGTTCATGTTTTGAAAAACAAGTTTTATGACATCACGGTCGACGCCTGGATGGCTGATGGCTCAGGAAAGCAGAGAATAAAATGGACTGTTTTTATAGATAGCAAAGATGACAGCAAAAAAATCAAAATTCTGGAAAAAATCATCAATCCTGATATCTATGCCGGGCTTGAATATTATGACTATAACAGGAGGTAA
- a CDS encoding ABC transporter substrate-binding protein: protein MNVFAEQSAAPIKSAAVISKNIKPYYEALEGYSTKFREIAGSDTEIFELEDYDKDSDPLSGRIKNGGFSVVLAIGPEASRFISSDKISGMVKIYTMIINTDDIHNQAANSFCGVSLSIPPAEQITSIISRISGAKKIGILFDPKYNELFVKKAETEAARQSVRIIRIQVNTHHDITPALENRLGNIDVLWMIPDQTVISESLVPFIIKKSIGAGVPTVGYNRFFLQNGATMAFVINYKDIGAKAALNALKALREKTCSWESPDYEIINNQKIIDMLKLRIKSINENIDQDVSNEHR, encoded by the coding sequence ATGAATGTTTTTGCCGAACAATCGGCAGCTCCTATTAAATCCGCCGCAGTCATATCCAAGAATATCAAGCCCTATTATGAAGCGCTTGAAGGATATTCCACAAAATTCAGAGAGATTGCAGGCAGCGACACAGAAATATTTGAACTCGAAGACTATGATAAAGATTCAGATCCTTTGTCAGGAAGAATAAAAAATGGCGGATTTTCTGTCGTACTTGCAATAGGCCCTGAAGCATCAAGATTTATTTCATCAGATAAAATTTCAGGTATGGTTAAAATTTATACAATGATTATAAATACTGATGATATCCACAATCAGGCAGCAAACTCTTTCTGCGGAGTTTCCCTGAGCATCCCGCCTGCAGAACAGATTACCAGCATTATATCAAGGATAAGCGGCGCAAAAAAAATCGGTATTCTTTTTGATCCCAAATATAATGAGCTGTTTGTAAAAAAAGCTGAGACAGAGGCAGCCAGGCAATCTGTGCGCATAATACGAATCCAGGTAAATACCCATCATGACATAACTCCGGCGCTTGAGAACAGATTAGGGAATATTGACGTTTTATGGATGATTCCTGACCAGACAGTTATTTCAGAAAGTCTTGTTCCTTTCATAATTAAGAAATCAATTGGAGCAGGTGTCCCCACTGTAGGATATAACCGATTTTTTTTGCAGAATGGAGCTACGATGGCTTTTGTCATCAACTATAAGGATATTGGAGCCAAGGCAGCTCTAAATGCGCTGAAGGCTTTGAGAGAAAAAACATGTTCATGGGAATCGCCTGATTACGAAATTATCAATAATCAAAAGATAATAGATATGCTTAAATTAAGAATAAAATCAATAAATGAAAATATAGATCAGGATGTTTCAAATGAGCATAGGTAA
- a CDS encoding PilN domain-containing protein, which yields MIFQDCLGIDIQKDLVSAVYVKSSFKGIQIIAKDSWNYAEGDRPSMMAENINRFMAENNAEPVEIFMGIPSDNLMIKNVSFPSAVKENLRETLRYEMEKILPVNPEDIIYDYIVKDSGAGLINIALVVMKKKEMDFFLELAGFIKNGVTALTVTSFIVNDFVSEKIVRDDDATLLVVRLLEKRIEFSFVSEKDIAAGGFDSGKPLSENIPVQIQKIIESGRDSDSLRVMGCTTDPGAFAIDAGSLSEFYLKADFSAYDLESDTFIGSFALANLYSRKSDFLNFIPAVNRRKKDLTPIKYLILISAVFLLSVLFYLGAVIYKKNSALTYYEKEISGLKDQALVVEKAISEADELEKKIMDLKLIFNSKPSALEIHKEIVMILPDNSWLKQFSIKGDTVEIQGISASSSGLVPLLENSLLFEDVKFLSPITKDKDGNDLFRIGLKIETSLKEKPEK from the coding sequence TTGATTTTTCAGGATTGTCTTGGGATCGATATCCAAAAAGACCTTGTGTCCGCGGTTTATGTCAAATCATCTTTTAAAGGGATTCAGATCATAGCCAAAGATTCTTGGAATTATGCCGAAGGCGACAGGCCTTCCATGATGGCAGAAAACATAAACAGATTCATGGCTGAAAATAACGCAGAGCCTGTTGAAATATTTATGGGAATTCCATCTGATAATCTGATGATAAAAAATGTATCTTTCCCTTCGGCGGTAAAAGAAAACCTCAGGGAGACCCTCAGATATGAGATGGAAAAAATACTGCCTGTCAATCCTGAAGATATCATTTATGATTATATCGTCAAAGATTCGGGAGCCGGCCTTATAAACATAGCCCTGGTCGTAATGAAGAAAAAGGAAATGGATTTTTTTCTTGAACTGGCAGGTTTTATTAAAAACGGAGTAACAGCCCTAACAGTAACTTCATTCATTGTGAATGATTTTGTGTCCGAAAAAATTGTAAGAGATGATGATGCCACCCTGCTTGTCGTCAGGCTATTGGAAAAACGCATTGAATTTTCATTTGTATCTGAGAAAGACATTGCCGCAGGCGGATTTGATTCAGGAAAGCCTTTGTCAGAGAATATACCCGTACAGATACAGAAAATAATTGAGTCAGGGAGAGACTCTGATTCTTTAAGGGTCATGGGATGCACTACAGATCCAGGGGCTTTTGCTATAGATGCCGGGAGTCTTTCGGAATTCTATCTTAAGGCAGATTTTTCAGCCTATGATTTGGAATCGGACACTTTTATCGGTTCTTTTGCCCTTGCAAATCTTTACTCCAGAAAGAGCGATTTTCTTAATTTCATTCCTGCAGTTAACAGACGCAAGAAAGATCTTACCCCGATTAAATATTTGATTTTAATATCAGCGGTTTTTTTGCTTTCAGTCCTTTTTTATCTTGGCGCTGTTATCTACAAAAAGAATTCAGCGCTAACATATTATGAAAAAGAAATATCAGGGCTCAAAGATCAGGCACTAGTTGTTGAAAAAGCGATTTCAGAGGCAGATGAGCTTGAAAAAAAGATTATGGATCTAAAGCTTATTTTTAACTCAAAACCTTCTGCTCTGGAAATTCATAAAGAAATAGTTATGATTCTGCCTGATAATTCATGGTTGAAACAGTTTAGCATAAAAGGCGACACAGTGGAGATTCAGGGAATTTCGGCTTCATCTTCCGGGCTTGTTCCTTTGCTTGAAAATTCTCTTTTGTTTGAGGACGTTAAATTCCTTTCTCCCATAACCAAGGACAAGGATGGAAACGATCTTTTCAGAATTGGGCTCAAAATAGAGACCTCTTTAAAGGAGAAGCCTGAAAAATGA
- the gspG gene encoding type II secretion system major pseudopilin GspG, giving the protein MKAVRIIKNERGFSLIELLIVMVILGLLAGLVGPKLFGKVDSSKQKTAKTQISLFESALDTYRLDNGRFPTSEQGLKALREKPEGAARWKGPYLPKEIPVDPWGNAYVYRSPSEHGDFDIVSNGADNAPGGEGNDMDIVSWKDLD; this is encoded by the coding sequence ATGAAAGCAGTCAGAATAATAAAAAATGAAAGGGGTTTTTCTCTAATTGAGCTTCTTATTGTAATGGTAATACTTGGACTCCTTGCAGGACTTGTGGGGCCAAAGCTTTTTGGGAAAGTAGATTCATCAAAACAGAAGACTGCTAAAACCCAGATTTCACTTTTTGAAAGCGCACTTGATACTTACAGGCTTGATAACGGCAGGTTTCCCACGAGCGAGCAGGGGCTTAAGGCTTTAAGAGAAAAACCAGAAGGCGCGGCAAGATGGAAGGGGCCTTATCTCCCAAAGGAAATCCCTGTGGATCCATGGGGTAATGCCTATGTTTACAGATCTCCTAGCGAACATGGAGATTTTGATATCGTGTCAAATGGAGCGGATAACGCCCCTGGCGGTGAAGGAAATGACATGGACATAGTCAGCTGGAAGGATCTGGATTAA
- a CDS encoding type IV pilus modification PilV family protein: MKADFSNPLKNSQGFTLMEILVAVMLLAISLTIIMQQFSGGIRNITLTDSYSKAINHARNLMEEALSEPKLLEGTQSGTIDDEFRWTRTMTFIPPVKGKKDSVVKELEIAVRVEWTFLGMVRDYELVTIKAAIN, from the coding sequence TTGAAAGCTGATTTTTCTAACCCCCTGAAAAACAGCCAAGGATTTACACTTATGGAAATTCTTGTGGCTGTCATGCTGCTGGCTATTTCCCTGACGATAATAATGCAGCAGTTTTCCGGCGGAATCAGAAATATAACTCTTACTGACAGTTACTCCAAGGCAATAAACCATGCGAGGAATCTTATGGAAGAGGCTCTTTCCGAACCAAAACTTCTGGAAGGAACGCAGTCAGGAACCATAGACGATGAATTCCGCTGGACAAGAACCATGACTTTTATTCCGCCTGTTAAAGGCAAGAAAGATTCAGTTGTTAAGGAGCTTGAGATAGCAGTCCGGGTAGAATGGACTTTCCTTGGAATGGTAAGAGATTACGAACTTGTTACCATAAAGGCAGCCATTAATTGA
- a CDS encoding prepilin-type N-terminal cleavage/methylation domain-containing protein, producing the protein MTEKHENNAGFSLFELIVVMVIIGLGSAIVIPRFFGSFSSMEVNAAARKTVSALKYAKNLSVYTNTPHLVSLNTNERLVRVERILVDEDRPGVQNIRLENVQDIRLGDGILLQVDNFYKEAPANGIFQFLFFPSGASRTGSIVLSNSDGDVQHIIIDSVTGFAKLES; encoded by the coding sequence ATGACAGAAAAGCACGAAAACAATGCCGGATTCTCTCTTTTTGAGCTCATAGTTGTTATGGTGATAATTGGCCTTGGGTCTGCAATTGTGATTCCCCGTTTTTTTGGTTCTTTTTCATCCATGGAAGTGAATGCAGCAGCCAGGAAGACAGTGTCAGCGTTGAAATATGCAAAGAATTTGTCTGTATACACTAATACTCCTCATCTTGTTTCATTAAATACAAATGAAAGACTGGTAAGGGTGGAGAGAATTCTTGTGGATGAAGATAGACCAGGAGTCCAGAATATCAGGCTTGAAAATGTTCAGGACATCAGGCTCGGAGACGGCATACTGTTGCAGGTTGATAATTTTTACAAGGAAGCGCCTGCGAATGGGATTTTTCAGTTTCTTTTTTTCCCGTCAGGGGCATCAAGAACCGGGAGCATTGTTTTGTCCAATTCAGATGGTGATGTTCAGCATATAATTATCGACAGTGTGACAGGATTTGCAAAACTTGAAAGCTGA